One Candidatus Anaeroferrophillus wilburensis genomic window carries:
- the nth gene encoding endonuclease III, with protein sequence MVLDAKFQESSNVRRLSRRQKAVLVVSELTRCYPRVECGLQYRNPFELLIATMLSAQCTDVQVNKVTPALFDRYPNAASFAGADLESIEAAIRSTGFFRNKARNIKACCQQLVELHGGQVPATMEELVKLPGVGRKTANVVLGEVFEPVGVVVDTHVKRLAGRIGLAKAADPVKIEQELMCIIPRQHWAMIAHLLISHGRQVCFARRPRCAECVLRQLCTYGRQQSAGR encoded by the coding sequence ATGGTGCTTGACGCCAAGTTTCAAGAGTCTTCCAATGTTCGCCGTCTCAGCCGGCGGCAGAAGGCCGTTCTGGTCGTCAGTGAGTTGACCCGCTGCTATCCCCGGGTCGAGTGCGGCCTCCAGTACCGCAACCCCTTTGAACTGCTGATTGCCACCATGCTGTCAGCCCAGTGTACCGATGTCCAGGTCAACAAGGTGACCCCGGCATTGTTTGACCGCTATCCCAATGCCGCATCCTTTGCCGGGGCGGACCTTGAATCAATTGAGGCGGCCATCCGGTCCACCGGTTTTTTCCGCAACAAGGCTCGCAATATCAAGGCCTGCTGCCAGCAGCTGGTGGAGCTGCACGGCGGCCAGGTTCCGGCGACCATGGAAGAGTTGGTGAAACTGCCCGGCGTCGGCCGGAAAACGGCCAACGTTGTGCTGGGCGAGGTATTTGAACCGGTGGGCGTGGTGGTGGATACCCATGTAAAGCGGCTGGCCGGCAGAATCGGTCTGGCAAAGGCTGCGGATCCGGTAAAAATTGAACAGGAACTGATGTGCATAATCCCCCGGCAGCACTGGGCGATGATCGCCCATCTGCTCATTTCCCATGGCCGCCAGGTATGTTTTGCCCGCCGGCCCCGGTGTGCCGAATGCGTCCTCCGCCAGCTGTGTACCTATGGCCGGCAGCAGTCTGCGGGGCGATGA